In one window of Arthrobacter pascens DNA:
- a CDS encoding ABC transporter ATP-binding protein, with product MAKQTSFFTSVKRLYPHVKPILPRLFMGLISALLASVLALTIPQVLRVLINQSLQPGGDAGAVWAAAVVILILGIGEAGLVALRRQFVINPATTVETRMRVSLYDHLQDLTVSFHDRWGSGQLLSRAMTDLNFLRRWMAFGAIMLVVTTLTVIIGIAVMFAMSWQLALIFLAAAVPITISSFRFRTRFSKVARRSQDQAGDLATTVEESVHGIRVLKAFGRSREALENFNEQAEELRQTEISKARHQATFTLVVTLLPELALGAGLVAGVMLCASGELSIGSLVAFFATAAVIASPVEFSGMLLAMALTAKTAVDRHYEVMDTANTITSPPDPARPAELRGALAFNNATFAFEDAPDKPILKGIGLDIRPGETMALVGITGSGKSALIQLVPRLYDVTEGAITIDGVDVREFDVEELRRVVGVAFEDTTLFSNSVRDNVLLGAPERNDDVLDEALDVAQAQFAYSLPEGVDTLIGEEGLSLSGGQRQRIALARAIAAKPRVLVLDDPLSALDVHTEELVEARLRDVLKDTTTLIVAHRPSTVALADRVALLEEGRITAVGTHTELLAENHHYRYVIASLDQEPRDLDSDLLDSELSALEDEAKEINR from the coding sequence ATGGCCAAGCAGACTTCATTCTTCACATCAGTCAAACGTCTTTATCCCCACGTCAAGCCGATCCTCCCCCGGCTCTTCATGGGGCTCATCTCCGCACTCCTGGCCAGCGTCCTGGCACTGACCATCCCCCAGGTGCTGCGGGTGCTGATCAACCAGTCGCTCCAGCCCGGCGGCGATGCAGGGGCAGTGTGGGCTGCCGCCGTCGTGATCCTGATCCTCGGCATTGGCGAGGCAGGACTGGTAGCGCTTCGCCGGCAGTTCGTCATCAACCCCGCAACCACGGTGGAGACCCGGATGCGGGTCTCCCTTTATGATCACCTGCAGGACCTGACGGTCTCCTTCCATGACCGCTGGGGTTCAGGGCAGTTGCTGTCCCGGGCCATGACTGACCTGAACTTCCTGCGGAGATGGATGGCCTTCGGCGCCATCATGCTGGTAGTCACCACGCTTACGGTGATCATCGGCATCGCCGTGATGTTCGCCATGAGCTGGCAGCTCGCCCTGATCTTCCTGGCCGCCGCCGTGCCCATCACGATCTCCAGCTTCCGCTTCCGGACACGCTTCAGCAAGGTCGCACGGCGCAGCCAGGACCAGGCCGGGGACCTCGCCACCACGGTGGAGGAATCCGTCCACGGCATCCGGGTGCTCAAGGCTTTCGGCCGCAGCCGTGAGGCACTGGAAAACTTCAATGAGCAAGCCGAGGAACTTCGCCAGACGGAGATCTCCAAGGCCCGGCACCAGGCGACCTTCACCCTGGTGGTCACACTGCTGCCGGAACTGGCCCTTGGCGCCGGGCTGGTGGCAGGCGTGATGCTTTGCGCCAGCGGCGAGCTGAGCATCGGATCCCTGGTGGCCTTCTTCGCCACCGCGGCGGTCATCGCCTCGCCCGTCGAATTCTCCGGGATGCTGCTGGCCATGGCCCTCACGGCCAAGACCGCCGTCGACCGGCATTACGAGGTCATGGACACGGCCAACACCATCACCAGCCCGCCTGACCCCGCAAGGCCCGCGGAGCTCAGGGGCGCCCTGGCCTTCAACAACGCCACCTTCGCGTTTGAGGACGCGCCGGACAAGCCCATCCTCAAAGGCATCGGCCTGGACATCCGGCCCGGGGAAACCATGGCCCTGGTGGGCATCACGGGAAGCGGAAAGAGCGCACTGATCCAGCTGGTCCCCCGGCTGTACGACGTCACCGAGGGAGCCATCACCATCGACGGCGTGGACGTGCGCGAGTTCGACGTCGAAGAGCTGCGCCGCGTGGTGGGCGTCGCCTTTGAGGACACGACGCTGTTCTCCAATTCGGTCCGTGACAACGTTCTGCTCGGGGCGCCGGAACGCAATGACGACGTCCTGGACGAAGCGCTGGACGTCGCCCAGGCCCAGTTCGCCTACTCCCTGCCAGAGGGAGTGGACACCCTCATCGGCGAGGAGGGCCTCAGCCTTTCGGGCGGGCAGCGCCAGCGGATTGCGCTGGCCCGCGCCATCGCCGCGAAGCCGCGGGTCCTGGTGCTGGATGATCCGCTCTCCGCCCTGGACGTGCACACCGAGGAACTCGTCGAGGCCCGCCTCCGGGACGTGCTGAAGGACACCACCACGCTGATCGTGGCGCACCGCCCGTCGACCGTGGCTCTGGCGGACCGGGTGGCACTGCTCGAGGAAGGCCGGATCACCGCCGTCGGAACCCACACCGAACTGCTGGCCGAAAACCACCACTACCGCTATGTGATCGCCAGCCTGGACCAGGAACCCCGGGACCTTGATTCCGACCTGCTGGATTCGGAGCTATCAGCCCTCGAGGACGAGGCGAAGGAAATCAACCGATGA
- a CDS encoding metallophosphoesterase: protein MVVSPAFASRVRNIGRGFAVTAAAGTAAGLAAVGYGLWEKNQFVLREETLPILPPGQDPFRVLHLSDIHFVPGQDTKAAWLESLASLRPDLVVNTGDNLSHVKAVDPVLKALRPLLEFPGVFVPGSNDYYAPGLRNPASYLLGPSKARRENIELDWSRLRAGFGMGGWVDLTNRNQSLVLKGIRFDFSGVDDPHLNRERYAGWPQGTRNQDGDPHLRVAVIHAPYQRVLDHFTEDGADLLLAGHTHGGQLCIPGYGAVVANCDIPTWRAKGLNDWQSNGRTTPVNVSGGIGTSRFAPVRIACKPEAVLLTLTARE, encoded by the coding sequence ATGGTAGTCAGCCCGGCATTTGCCAGCCGCGTCCGGAACATCGGGCGCGGCTTTGCCGTCACCGCTGCCGCCGGGACGGCCGCCGGACTTGCCGCCGTCGGGTACGGGCTGTGGGAGAAGAACCAGTTTGTCCTCCGCGAGGAGACGCTGCCCATCCTGCCCCCGGGACAGGACCCGTTCAGGGTCCTGCACCTCAGCGACATCCATTTTGTCCCGGGCCAGGACACCAAGGCGGCGTGGCTTGAGTCCCTCGCCTCGCTGCGGCCGGACCTGGTGGTCAACACCGGGGACAACCTCAGTCACGTCAAGGCAGTCGATCCGGTGCTGAAGGCCCTGCGTCCGCTCCTGGAATTCCCGGGCGTTTTTGTCCCGGGCTCCAACGACTACTACGCGCCAGGCCTCAGGAACCCCGCTTCCTACCTCCTGGGCCCGTCAAAAGCCAGGCGAGAGAACATCGAGCTGGACTGGTCGCGGTTGCGTGCAGGCTTCGGCATGGGCGGCTGGGTGGACCTCACCAACAGAAACCAGTCGCTGGTCCTGAAGGGCATCCGTTTCGACTTCTCCGGGGTGGATGACCCGCACCTGAACCGTGAGCGGTATGCCGGCTGGCCCCAGGGCACCAGGAACCAGGACGGGGACCCGCACCTGCGGGTGGCAGTCATCCATGCCCCGTACCAACGGGTGCTGGACCACTTCACCGAGGACGGCGCGGACCTGCTGCTGGCAGGCCACACCCACGGCGGGCAGCTCTGCATTCCCGGCTACGGCGCCGTAGTGGCCAACTGTGACATCCCAACCTGGCGGGCAAAGGGCCTGAACGACTGGCAGAGCAACGGACGTACGACGCCGGTGAACGTCTCGGGCGGCATCGGCACCTCCCGCTTCGCCCCGGTCCGCATCGCCTGCAAACCCGAAGCCGTGCTGCTGACTCTGACCGCCCGCGAATAG
- a CDS encoding transglycosylase domain-containing protein: MVTRRNPIFDTATTLGKILGFLGVSAICGVLVAGLLVPAAAVSGSAASGSIQFFDTLPAELKVDPPSESTRILAADGSLIANLYEENRTKVSLDQISPLMQQAIIAVEDSRFYEHGGVDTTGILRAVVSTARGNKQGASTITQQYVNNVLNANLAAEGNDADIKLNGVNKGVGDKLREMKLAIALEKKFSKDQILEGYLNIVFFNRDAYGIEAASKLFFSTTAKDLTLPEAALLAGLVNSPSAFDPITHPDAAKARRDLVLGLMLDQKKITQAEHDAAVATPVEPKVTPAKQGCAYATTAPYFCDYVLHLLLNNPAYGADTTERTNNVFRGGLTIKTTLDPNAQAVAQAQSDAAAGANPDKWGAAMVSVQPNTGKIINMAQNTSFLQADGKFDSQVNFNVDKMDKDGNDLNGLGGAQPGSTMKPFTFTEWLNEGKSMNTVVNAAQRVYPLNYPWRDSCGKVTGAYNTAQKGLGAADDLQNAEENYYRPMDVLYGLYNSINTATFASAAQLDFCGIQKVVDAVGLHSGLPDSDGTPNPKINMSILANLLGSTQTAPLTMASAFATFANDGKYCEPIAITSVTDQAGKDLPAQSTSCRDAIKPEVARGVNYALQEVLNRGSGSLIQPRISTKTSFPIAAKTGTSNYNESTWVVGFTTGLATAAWYGDPLGNQSRPGQNLTINGKFYSSIDGYQIAGPMFSKYMSQVAPAYGTNPFPAPPSNMVSGTPAKTSPTSPTTQATPAPQTSTQPSPDAGKNDNGNGKG; encoded by the coding sequence ATGGTGACTCGTAGGAACCCGATTTTCGACACAGCCACTACCCTCGGAAAGATTTTAGGCTTCCTTGGCGTGAGCGCGATTTGTGGTGTACTGGTGGCCGGCCTCCTGGTGCCGGCCGCCGCTGTTTCCGGCAGCGCCGCAAGCGGTTCCATCCAGTTCTTCGACACGCTCCCGGCGGAGCTGAAGGTCGACCCGCCCAGCGAGTCCACCAGGATCCTGGCAGCGGACGGCAGCCTCATTGCCAACCTGTATGAGGAGAACCGCACCAAGGTTTCCCTCGACCAGATTTCGCCGCTGATGCAGCAAGCCATCATCGCCGTCGAGGACAGCCGCTTCTACGAGCACGGCGGCGTGGACACCACGGGTATCCTCCGTGCGGTGGTCAGCACGGCCCGGGGCAACAAGCAGGGTGCTTCCACCATCACCCAGCAGTACGTCAACAACGTCCTCAACGCCAACCTCGCCGCCGAAGGCAACGACGCTGACATCAAGCTCAACGGTGTCAACAAAGGCGTGGGCGACAAGCTCCGCGAAATGAAGCTTGCCATCGCCCTGGAGAAGAAGTTCAGCAAGGACCAGATCCTTGAGGGCTACCTCAATATCGTCTTCTTCAACCGCGACGCATACGGCATCGAGGCCGCATCCAAACTCTTCTTCAGCACCACCGCCAAGGACCTGACCCTTCCGGAGGCTGCACTCCTGGCCGGCCTCGTGAACAGTCCCTCGGCCTTTGACCCCATCACCCACCCGGACGCCGCCAAGGCCCGCCGTGACCTGGTGCTGGGCCTCATGCTGGACCAGAAGAAGATCACCCAGGCGGAGCACGACGCTGCCGTCGCCACCCCGGTGGAACCGAAGGTGACCCCGGCCAAGCAGGGCTGCGCCTACGCGACCACCGCACCGTACTTCTGCGACTATGTGCTGCACCTTCTGCTGAATAACCCGGCGTACGGCGCTGACACTACCGAGCGCACGAACAACGTCTTCCGCGGGGGCCTGACCATCAAGACCACGCTGGATCCCAATGCCCAGGCGGTGGCCCAGGCGCAATCCGATGCCGCTGCGGGTGCCAACCCGGACAAGTGGGGGGCCGCAATGGTCTCTGTGCAGCCAAACACAGGCAAGATCATCAACATGGCTCAGAACACCTCGTTCCTGCAGGCCGACGGCAAGTTCGATTCACAGGTGAACTTCAACGTGGACAAGATGGACAAGGACGGGAACGACCTTAACGGCCTGGGCGGTGCCCAGCCCGGGTCCACCATGAAGCCCTTCACCTTCACGGAATGGCTCAATGAGGGCAAGAGCATGAACACCGTGGTCAATGCCGCGCAACGCGTATATCCCCTCAATTACCCGTGGCGCGATTCCTGTGGAAAGGTGACGGGTGCGTACAACACCGCCCAAAAGGGGCTGGGCGCTGCCGATGACCTGCAGAACGCGGAAGAGAACTACTACCGTCCGATGGACGTCCTTTACGGCTTGTACAACTCCATCAACACCGCAACTTTTGCCTCTGCAGCCCAGCTGGACTTCTGTGGCATCCAAAAGGTTGTTGACGCCGTCGGGCTGCACAGCGGACTACCGGACTCGGATGGAACTCCGAACCCGAAGATCAACATGTCCATCCTCGCCAACCTGCTGGGCTCCACCCAGACGGCACCGCTCACGATGGCGAGTGCTTTTGCGACCTTCGCCAACGACGGCAAGTACTGCGAGCCGATCGCCATCACGTCCGTGACTGACCAGGCCGGCAAGGATCTTCCGGCGCAGTCCACCAGCTGCCGTGATGCCATCAAGCCGGAGGTTGCCCGCGGCGTGAACTACGCATTGCAGGAAGTCCTGAACCGGGGATCGGGCTCTCTGATCCAGCCTCGAATCTCCACGAAGACGAGCTTCCCGATCGCGGCCAAGACCGGTACGTCGAACTACAACGAATCCACCTGGGTGGTTGGTTTCACGACGGGGCTGGCCACCGCAGCTTGGTATGGCGACCCGCTGGGCAATCAGAGCCGGCCTGGTCAGAACCTGACCATTAACGGCAAGTTCTACTCATCGATCGACGGTTACCAGATCGCCGGGCCCATGTTCTCCAAGTACATGTCCCAGGTTGCACCGGCTTATGGCACCAACCCGTTCCCTGCACCGCCGTCCAATATGGTGAGCGGAACTCCGGCCAAGACCAGCCCCACCTCGCCGACAACGCAGGCCACTCCGGCTCCGCAAACGTCCACGCAGCCGTCTCCGGATGCCGGCAAGAATGACAACGGCAATGGCAAGGGCTAG
- a CDS encoding RidA family protein, whose product MSTPAETTSGAATAPISAVEQRLAELGLALPEVAAPVAAYVPAIISGNHVYTSGQLPFINGKLEATGKVSTGTETHADEPTVSPEDAQRFAAVCAVNALAAVKSVIGDLDRITRIVKVVGFVASDPSFTGQPGVINGASELLGRVLGDAGHHARSAVGVSVLPLDSPVEVELIAEFS is encoded by the coding sequence ATGAGCACGCCCGCAGAAACCACGTCCGGCGCGGCAACCGCGCCGATTTCCGCCGTCGAACAGCGCCTGGCAGAACTCGGCCTGGCCCTCCCCGAGGTGGCCGCACCGGTGGCCGCCTACGTCCCGGCAATCATCTCCGGCAACCATGTCTACACCTCCGGGCAGCTGCCGTTTATTAATGGCAAACTCGAAGCTACCGGCAAGGTTTCCACCGGCACTGAAACCCACGCCGACGAGCCGACCGTGTCCCCGGAGGACGCCCAGCGTTTCGCCGCCGTCTGCGCCGTCAACGCCCTGGCAGCCGTCAAGAGCGTCATCGGCGACCTTGACCGCATCACCCGGATCGTCAAGGTTGTCGGATTCGTTGCCTCCGATCCGTCCTTCACCGGCCAGCCGGGCGTCATCAACGGAGCCTCCGAACTCCTTGGCCGCGTCCTGGGTGACGCCGGCCACCACGCGCGCTCCGCCGTCGGCGTTTCAGTGCTGCCCCTCGACTCTCCCGTAGAAGTCGAACTGATCGCCGAATTCAGCTAG
- a CDS encoding NUDIX hydrolase, translating to MPQLARRLFALPPDLEGAAQSWLEHGERTPRAARLASSVVLLRDSPTGLETWLGYRPGSSPLGVLAFPGGSLQESDDDPVGWLGPSPQHWAEQMGTDDVGLARRHVVGGIRELFEETGVLLAGPDLASTVEATSTHEWMRAREAIANQEKSFTEALSRRGLSLRTDLLKSLVNWRSPDFAHQRFDTRYFAATVPMNQQPSLLESKGVWGRWVCATKVIAERHTTALGDEVGQENTVGLTLGQLVVPGVEIMLEKMAAANGCIAYLSYKRKAHVYQPNLVKEDGRLMLEVEAAKTVAGDPQRER from the coding sequence TTGCCTCAGCTCGCCCGACGCCTGTTTGCCCTCCCTCCAGATCTTGAAGGGGCAGCGCAAAGCTGGCTTGAACACGGCGAGCGGACGCCCCGTGCCGCCCGCCTCGCCTCATCAGTGGTCCTGCTCCGCGATTCCCCCACCGGCTTGGAGACCTGGCTCGGCTATCGTCCGGGATCTTCGCCGCTTGGGGTCCTCGCCTTTCCGGGAGGTTCCTTGCAGGAGTCCGACGACGACCCCGTCGGCTGGCTGGGCCCCTCGCCCCAGCATTGGGCCGAGCAGATGGGGACCGACGACGTCGGGCTGGCGCGCCGCCACGTGGTGGGTGGCATCCGCGAACTCTTCGAGGAAACCGGGGTGCTCCTGGCCGGTCCCGACCTGGCCAGCACGGTGGAGGCCACCTCCACCCACGAATGGATGCGTGCGCGGGAGGCCATAGCCAACCAGGAGAAGTCCTTCACCGAGGCCCTCTCCAGGCGAGGCCTGTCGCTGCGCACCGACCTCCTGAAATCCCTGGTCAACTGGCGCAGCCCCGACTTCGCCCACCAGCGCTTCGACACCCGCTACTTTGCCGCCACAGTGCCCATGAACCAGCAGCCGAGCCTTCTGGAGAGCAAGGGAGTGTGGGGCCGCTGGGTGTGCGCCACCAAGGTCATCGCCGAACGCCACACCACCGCCCTCGGCGATGAAGTGGGGCAGGAAAACACCGTTGGCCTGACCCTGGGCCAACTCGTGGTTCCAGGCGTGGAGATCATGCTCGAAAAGATGGCGGCCGCGAACGGCTGCATCGCGTATCTGAGCTATAAACGCAAAGCCCACGTGTACCAGCCGAATCTGGTCAAGGAAGACGGCAGGCTCATGCTTGAGGTCGAGGCTGCCAAGACTGTGGCCGGCGACCCCCAGCGCGAGCGTTAA
- a CDS encoding Crp/Fnr family transcriptional regulator: MDIEVLRRAPLFATLDDEAFRLLTDELTEVDLSRGASVFREGDQGDQLYFIVSGKVKLGRTSPDGRESLLAILGPGELFGEMALFDPSPRTATATAVSETRLAGLRNESLNALLRTRPEVSAQLLQALARRLRRTNDSLSDLVFSDVPGRVAKALLDLADRFGRPATDGVLVAHELTQEELAQLVGASRETVNKALAEFVQRGWLRLEARAVVILDMQRLRQRSR; the protein is encoded by the coding sequence ATGGACATCGAGGTACTGCGCCGAGCGCCCCTTTTCGCCACGCTCGACGACGAAGCATTCCGTCTGCTGACGGACGAGCTGACCGAGGTGGACCTGTCCCGCGGTGCGTCGGTATTCCGCGAAGGTGACCAGGGCGACCAGCTCTACTTCATCGTCTCCGGAAAAGTGAAGCTGGGCCGCACCTCACCGGACGGCAGGGAATCCCTGCTTGCCATCCTGGGCCCGGGCGAACTGTTCGGTGAAATGGCACTGTTTGACCCCAGCCCGCGGACCGCCACGGCCACTGCCGTGTCCGAGACCCGCCTTGCCGGGCTGAGGAACGAAAGTCTCAACGCGCTCCTCCGCACCCGCCCCGAGGTTTCCGCGCAGCTGCTGCAGGCCCTTGCCCGGCGCCTTCGCCGCACCAACGACTCCCTCTCCGACCTGGTCTTCTCGGACGTCCCGGGACGCGTGGCCAAGGCCCTCCTGGACCTGGCAGACCGCTTCGGCCGTCCGGCGACCGACGGCGTCCTGGTGGCCCACGAGCTCACGCAGGAGGAACTGGCACAGCTGGTTGGCGCGTCCCGCGAAACCGTCAACAAGGCGCTGGCCGAATTCGTCCAGCGCGGCTGGCTCCGCCTGGAAGCCCGCGCCGTCGTCATCCTGGACATGCAGCGCCTCCGCCAGCGCTCCCGCTAA
- a CDS encoding MarP family serine protease, giving the protein MFGLTVLDLALILALMSYLIYGLRNGFLVTLGGIAGFAVGAVAAFLAVPLVSGYVTDPGWRLTATVAAAVVLVALGHGLGTMIGRNIRSAVRIRPLRAADRFGGGAVSVVVSALVMSMLAFSIGALGVPFVSQQLAESKVIRFIDGLTPVPVKATMAQLRSTVIGNGIPTLLEGLAPGQPVPVPNASTDTPALNRAAESVLKIAGTAYQCGQNQTGTGFVVSPGRVVTNAHVVAGVSQPVVEVPSGGAMPGRVVYFDTKHDLAVLAVDGLPSAPLTLSPDLPNGSPAAFAGYPHGGPFQSKPATVQDISTVLVPDIYGNNSSPEDVYRLAGDVQPGNSGGPLLTTDGRVAGVIFAKATSDAEVGFALTMDDLSPVASQAPALTAPVSSGQCIQK; this is encoded by the coding sequence GTGTTTGGCTTGACCGTTCTGGACCTCGCCTTGATCCTGGCGCTGATGTCCTATCTGATCTATGGCCTGCGCAACGGCTTCCTGGTCACCCTTGGCGGGATTGCCGGGTTTGCTGTCGGAGCGGTGGCGGCGTTTTTGGCCGTGCCGCTCGTCAGTGGCTACGTCACCGACCCCGGCTGGAGGCTTACCGCAACGGTGGCTGCCGCCGTCGTGCTGGTGGCTCTGGGCCACGGATTGGGCACGATGATCGGGCGTAATATCCGCAGCGCCGTGCGGATCAGGCCCCTGCGCGCGGCGGACCGCTTTGGCGGCGGGGCCGTCAGTGTTGTGGTCTCAGCCCTGGTTATGTCGATGCTCGCCTTCAGCATTGGCGCCCTCGGCGTGCCGTTCGTATCCCAGCAGCTGGCCGAGTCCAAGGTCATCCGGTTCATTGACGGATTGACGCCAGTCCCGGTGAAGGCGACCATGGCGCAGTTGCGTTCCACTGTGATCGGCAACGGCATTCCTACGCTGCTGGAGGGACTCGCGCCAGGACAACCCGTGCCCGTTCCCAATGCAAGCACGGACACGCCGGCCCTGAACCGGGCCGCCGAATCCGTACTGAAAATCGCGGGGACGGCGTACCAGTGCGGCCAGAACCAGACAGGCACCGGGTTTGTGGTTTCCCCCGGACGGGTTGTGACGAATGCCCATGTGGTGGCGGGCGTGTCGCAGCCTGTGGTCGAGGTTCCCAGCGGGGGAGCGATGCCGGGCAGGGTCGTCTACTTCGACACCAAGCATGACCTCGCCGTCCTGGCGGTGGACGGACTGCCTTCCGCGCCGCTGACACTGAGCCCTGACCTTCCGAACGGCAGCCCGGCAGCGTTCGCGGGGTATCCGCACGGCGGGCCCTTCCAGTCCAAGCCGGCAACAGTCCAGGACATCAGCACAGTGCTGGTGCCGGACATTTACGGCAACAACTCCTCACCTGAGGACGTTTACCGCCTCGCCGGAGACGTCCAGCCCGGAAACTCCGGCGGTCCGCTGCTCACCACGGACGGGCGCGTCGCCGGCGTGATTTTCGCCAAGGCGACGTCAGACGCCGAGGTCGGCTTCGCCCTCACCATGGACGACCTCAGCCCAGTTGCGTCCCAGGCTCCCGCACTCACTGCCCCGGTGTCATCCGGGCAGTGCATCCAGAAATAG
- a CDS encoding DUF2332 family protein has protein sequence MSSEPETSSRTAAWYRHFGLVEAPESSPCYAQWTLGIADDPELLALIDRWPHDKRQPNLLLAAARFLGAVPGPYGQSLEWL, from the coding sequence ATGTCCAGCGAGCCGGAGACCTCCAGCCGTACCGCTGCGTGGTACCGGCATTTTGGCCTGGTGGAAGCTCCGGAGTCCTCCCCCTGCTACGCCCAATGGACGCTCGGCATCGCCGACGACCCGGAACTCCTTGCTCTGATCGACCGCTGGCCGCATGACAAGCGCCAGCCCAACCTTCTGCTCGCAGCGGCCCGGTTTCTGGGTGCGGTCCCCGGCCCCTACGGCCAAAGCCTTGAATGGCTGTGA
- the aroQ gene encoding type II 3-dehydroquinate dehydratase, protein MTEATSAGRGTILVMNGPNLNLLGTREPEKYGTSTLADVEQLARTAAEGHGFTVECVQSNHEGVLLDAIHAARGNAVGIVLNAGAFTHTSVALRDALAAVQLPAVEVHITNVHQREEFRHHSFLSPVCAAVIVGAGVFGYKLAIDYLAETL, encoded by the coding sequence ATGACTGAAGCCACCAGCGCCGGCCGCGGCACGATCCTCGTGATGAACGGACCCAACCTGAACCTGCTGGGAACCCGCGAACCGGAAAAATACGGCACGTCCACCCTTGCCGACGTCGAGCAGCTGGCCCGAACCGCCGCCGAGGGACACGGCTTCACGGTGGAATGTGTCCAGTCCAACCATGAGGGCGTCCTGCTTGACGCTATCCACGCAGCCCGCGGCAACGCCGTCGGAATTGTGCTCAACGCCGGAGCTTTCACACACACGTCCGTCGCCCTCCGCGACGCCCTGGCGGCGGTCCAGCTGCCCGCGGTGGAAGTCCACATCACCAACGTGCACCAGCGCGAGGAATTCCGGCACCATTCTTTCCTGTCGCCGGTCTGCGCCGCCGTCATCGTAGGCGCCGGCGTGTTCGGCTACAAGCTCGCCATCGACTACCTGGCCGAAACTCTGTAG